GATGCCATCTAAAAAGGGATTTGTTCAAAATANagaatattttaatcaaaagtttaCCAAATTTTTTGTAAGTAATTTATAAGTTGAACTGCTGAAGATCTTCCTATAGAAGTTTCGATCTCTATTATTTCTCACCTTAGAAAGAGGAAAGTTACATTTATTATCAGATGAATTGTTTCATACGGGTAGGTTGGTTAAAATCCTATTTAAACACCGCTTTAAATGCTTCCACCCTTTCATACCTCAAAGCAAATAATGAAAATCCACAAcaattaaattcattttttatgaTATCCAAGAAAAGAAATCACCGATAAATTTAATTGCACTGCCTTTCCTCGTATATATTTTGTTCCATACTTCAATTTttacatcatataaaataatatattttaagcTTTCTCAGAAAAGCTATGTCTACCTACACAAGGAAAGAAAGCCTGTATCCAGCAAATATTTCAGTAATTTAGCACCCTCCGGTGTTCTGCAATCTGCGTTGTATAAATTAATACGTACATTCACTAAATCAAAGACGAAAATGAGATTAATTTTGAGAAGTTGAAAAAAACAAGGATTTTCGGAAAATGAGTGCGTATATTATACTAAGTTTTCTCTTCCTTTTCAGCATGATTATACTGTTCCATGTAAGTCATACTAAGATTAATTATCAATCCCTCGTTTCATTCGACAAAGGGTTCAATCCATTATACGGAGAGCTTAATATCACTCCTTACGAAGCCAACAAATCGGTACAAATCTCCATGGATGAGACAACGAGTTCTGGTTTCCAGTCAAAGCTAATGTACATGTATGGACACTTCGAGTCATCCATAAAGTTGCCGGAGAATTACAGCGCAGGAGTTGTGGTCACCTTCTACACGTGCAACGATCACAAGTACCCGTATCGTCACGACGAAATAGATTTTGAGTTCTTGGGTCACATCCATGGTCAAGAGTGGCTAGTGCAGACAAATTTCTATGGAAACGGGAGTACTAGTAGAGGAAGGGAAGAGAGATATGTATTATGGTTCGACCCTTCGCAGGATTTTCACCGTTATGGGATTCTGTGGACTGATGATAGAATCACATATTACGTGGATGATGTTCCCATCAGGCATGTGAGAAGAGTGGAAGCCATGCGAGGTGATTTCCCATCTAAAGAAATGGGATTGTATGGGACTATATGGAACGGGTCGGATTGGGCCACAAGTGGTGGGCAGCACAAATTGGATCTTAGTCATGGACCCTATGTAGCCAAGTACACGAGTTTTGTGTTAAATGGATGTGCATTTAACCCGACTCAAAAACCGTACCGGTGCAAATTTTGGAATGAATTGACAAGCAAAGAGAGGGTCCGAATGCAGGGTTTTCGAAGAAAATATATGACTTATTCGCATTGCTACGATAAAAGACGTTATATTGTTCCATTGCCGGAGTGTGTTGTTGATTTCAAGGAACTAGAACATCTTCGAATATTTGATCGTTGGACTTTCGGGGAATTTTAGATTTGTTTGTGTACGCTGTTTATCAGCATGAGTTATCCAGAGGAAAGAAAGCCTTAATATTACAGTTCCATTAATCTCTGATCATGAGAGGAGTACTGTAATAATTGTTGGGGGATAAAGgtcttaataatatatatatatatgttgtgtGTGTATTTCTTATTAATACAATAGAGTATTTGTAATGGTTATTTTTTTGTATGTATATATCATCGATCATAACATTAGTGTTCCTTGAAATCATGAAAATACCCGAGCGGATATCCAATGTACAAATATAGATATCCATTCTTTCCTAATGGCTTTATTTTCTTTAGTTCTTTACTCTCTTATTTTTTGAAGACAGTGTCATTCATCAATAGAACAAATATTGCAGTATAAAAAGTTAAATCATCGAGTTTATTTGTGAAATCTAAAGATTTATTTAAGACAACGAACCCCAACTTGACAAATAATTCTAATTAGAAACATAGGAACCAAGATTATTATCTCAGAAATAGAAACAAACTTTTCATAAAAAACAACAAAGACATAGAAAGAACACTGCGCGCGTCATTTCATCTGTAATCTGATGTTTTTTCCCCCAAAAATAGAAGAGGCTAATGGGGCAATGCCTAAACCTAATTGGATATCATCCTACATCGAATTACTACTTCGGTTCAAAATAAAGTACCACTCAAAATTTCCATGATCTAGAAATTGGGTACCCAACTTAAAATATCCAATGCTCGAGATTCACGACCACCGGTTGTATATTTTCCGTTATCTCAAATAACAGATCAGTTTCTActtgttaattaaatattggaaAACATGCAGTTATTTTTCGAacgaattaaataaaaataaaacatgaagtTTGTTAGTAAACTTTGCTATCTTAATAATCtgtgttaaaaaaaacaaacaaacaaacaactCTACGTATTTAAGACGAATGGAATAATATTTACTAAAAATGCATGCTTCAAGATATATACCAGTACATAGAAGAAGAAAGTGCCAATTACATGTGGTGGTTCGGAAACTAGCTAGCTAGCCTATTTTGTTTCGAACCACCCACCCTTGTCATTACTTCATTATTATCCTCGAAACAAGTCCCTCCTTGGTTCCAATCAATTTCTTTtactttacatttttatttttaaattgtaatttttttgctGGACAATATGCATCCTATAAATGTACATCATATTTACGTAATGTATCAGTGAATTAGTTTCCACAATTATAATGAGCAAATGATTTG
This DNA window, taken from Primulina huaijiensis isolate GDHJ02 unplaced genomic scaffold, ASM1229523v2 scaffold5913, whole genome shotgun sequence, encodes the following:
- the LOC140970451 gene encoding probable xyloglucan endotransglucosylase/hydrolase protein 28, with product MSAYIILSFLFLFSMIILFHVSHTKINYQSLVSFDKGFNPLYGELNITPYEANKSVQISMDETTSSGFQSKLMYMYGHFESSIKLPENYSAGVVVTFYTCNDHKYPYRHDEIDFEFLGHIHGQEWLVQTNFYGNGSTSRGREERYVLWFDPSQDFHRYGILWTDDRITYYVDDVPIRHVRRVEAMRGDFPSKEMGLYGTIWNGSDWATSGGQHKLDLSHGPYVAKYTSFVLNGCAFNPTQKPYRCKFWNELTSKERVRMQGFRRKYMTYSHCYDKRRYIVPLPECVVDFKELEHLRIFDRWTFGEF